CGGCGCCGGGGTGCCTCGATAGGCCTCGGGCGGTAGCAACGACAGGAACGTCCGAGCCTGTTCCGGGTCCGTGCAGCTGAGCCAGTCATCGTACTGGTCGGGCAGCAAGATCACGACGCCGCGCTTTTCGTTGGGGGAGCCTTCCCCCTCGAGATGTCGGTGGAACTGGCTCAGGAACGGGTGACCATCCGCGTTGACGGTCAGCATCGTGAAGCCGTAGGTGACGGCGCCATCAGGCTCCGGCCACGGCTTCCACAGCCCGGCCACGGCGCACGGCGCGCCGCTGGCCAGCTCGATCCCCCATCGCTCCGATTTGTCCTTCAGGACCTTGCGCACCAGGTCGGCGCGGTTCGGCCCATCGAGATCGGGGAGTGGTGGATACCGCGGCTCATAGATGACCTCCGCCGGCACGATAGCAAAACGGCACGCGTGCCACGAATCCTTGAAGCTGGCTTTCTGTCCGACCGTCTCGCTGCG
This genomic interval from Burkholderia plantarii contains the following:
- a CDS encoding SOS response-associated peptidase family protein, which codes for MATSRSRYAERFESAPPDGEWPAEVYCDYPAPLIRRGAGGDRESLLGSFGIRPQSKIGKFKFDTMNARSETVGQKASFKDSWHACRFAIVPAEVIYEPRYPPLPDLDGPNRADLVRKVLKDKSERWGIELASGAPCAVAGLWKPWPEPDGAVTYGFTMLTVNADGHPFLSQFHRHLEGEGSPNEKRGVVILLPDQYDDWLSCTDPEQARTFLSLLPPEAYRGTPAPRPPRRKRPAAEVE